In one window of Paraflavitalea soli DNA:
- a CDS encoding tetratricopeptide repeat protein: protein MRLSASLLYSSLLLTLFAIGCTEPEKPATKEEAAQLARSLENSMNKKSAAKFNEALDVASLQKRIQEAGSQKIDTRIVDGAMKELKSGQLGSQIIQALGKTGTYQLVKQYEKDKNQHLVFRMYANSKLNYHDLEVIKKKDQVKISDVFIYMTGENLSATLAESALLMTENLDNLTEMDKNRLNNIKRIRQLINQEEYTKAQALYKELPAVLKQTKLFQMMYVQIAAGLGNDEYLKAMTDYKKSYPNAANVYLLMIDAYILKEEYDNALQAVNQLDSLINKDPFLDYYRGLIYKMTGNKAKQLEHFESLNASMPGFSDGTLELLITYLDAEETDKAVALVTNKKSNYKKIDKEQRETIYSLYPEFKKQLGADAD, encoded by the coding sequence ATGCGCCTTTCTGCCTCTCTTTTGTATTCCAGCCTGCTGTTAACCCTTTTTGCTATCGGCTGTACAGAGCCTGAAAAACCTGCTACCAAAGAAGAAGCAGCACAGCTTGCCCGGTCGCTCGAAAATAGCATGAACAAAAAAAGTGCTGCCAAATTCAACGAAGCGCTGGACGTTGCTTCGCTTCAAAAAAGGATACAGGAGGCGGGTAGTCAAAAGATAGACACCCGCATTGTAGATGGGGCTATGAAGGAATTGAAGTCGGGCCAACTGGGATCGCAGATCATACAGGCATTGGGTAAAACAGGCACCTACCAATTGGTAAAACAATATGAGAAGGATAAAAACCAACACCTGGTATTCCGGATGTATGCCAACAGCAAACTGAACTACCACGATCTGGAAGTGATCAAGAAAAAGGACCAGGTAAAAATAAGTGATGTCTTTATTTACATGACGGGTGAAAACCTGAGCGCTACGCTGGCCGAATCGGCGCTGTTGATGACAGAGAATTTAGATAACCTGACGGAAATGGACAAAAACCGCCTGAATAACATCAAGCGCATCAGACAACTTATCAACCAGGAAGAATATACCAAGGCGCAAGCGCTATATAAAGAACTGCCTGCCGTCTTAAAGCAAACCAAGCTTTTTCAAATGATGTATGTACAGATAGCTGCGGGACTGGGCAATGACGAATACCTGAAGGCCATGACCGATTATAAAAAGTCTTATCCCAATGCAGCCAATGTATATCTATTGATGATCGATGCCTATATATTGAAAGAGGAATATGACAACGCACTTCAGGCTGTGAACCAACTTGATTCACTGATCAATAAAGATCCCTTCCTGGATTATTACCGGGGATTGATCTACAAAATGACAGGCAATAAGGCCAAGCAGCTGGAACACTTTGAATCGCTCAACGCCAGCATGCCTGGCTTTTCAGATGGAACGCTGGAATTGCTGATCACTTACCTGGATGCTGAAGAAACGGATAAAGCGGTGGCGCTTGTTACCAATAAGAAAAGTAACTACAAGAAGATCGATAAGGAGCAGCGGGAAACGATCTATTCGCTTTATCCGGAATTCAAGAAGCAACTGGGTGCAGATGCGGATTAA
- a CDS encoding T9SS type A sorting domain-containing protein produces the protein MKHLYSFCTACLVMVCLLWNQPGIAQDQVQLPTHTPQSIRINSNIGGFYEYLPQGYSAAASQLYPLIVYLHGDGDRGLGTQADLAKLLTKALPKYIDDGLFPVSYTVNGQTFRFLVISPQYDQWPSPVDIGDVITYAKNHYKVDTNRIYLTGMSVGGGRTWEYAGSTLLAAQKLAAIVPVCGYSTATTSTTRNMANANLPIWATHNQGDPNVPVALTNNYVSMINGNSQPPTPLAQKSIFAANDHDAWTRTYNPSYKENNKNIYEWMLQFSREELSLPVTLSNYRILSSGKEAVTIGWSTMAEQQNQYFSIERSADGIHFTVIGKVAATNQANGSNYSFKDGQPARGNNFYRLSQTDLNGKTTYYTLLKTTIDVTAGSLVLFPNPATAAVTVGFQHPDKDRLTVKIINQQGMVVQLNQYNKETGYWQQSIPTGHLAAGQYFIQVKGSVFEGTQPLVIRK, from the coding sequence ATGAAGCATTTGTACTCCTTCTGTACAGCATGCCTGGTAATGGTATGTCTGTTATGGAATCAGCCAGGTATTGCACAAGATCAGGTCCAATTACCTACACACACGCCCCAATCTATAAGGATCAATAGTAATATCGGGGGCTTTTATGAATACCTTCCCCAGGGATATTCTGCAGCTGCCAGCCAACTCTATCCTTTGATCGTGTACCTGCATGGGGACGGCGATCGTGGACTCGGCACCCAGGCAGACCTGGCCAAATTATTAACTAAAGCGCTCCCTAAATATATTGATGATGGTTTGTTTCCTGTATCCTATACAGTGAACGGGCAAACCTTTAGGTTCCTGGTGATATCGCCCCAATATGATCAGTGGCCTTCGCCTGTGGACATTGGTGACGTGATCACGTATGCCAAAAATCATTATAAGGTAGATACGAACCGCATTTATCTTACTGGGATGAGTGTAGGCGGTGGCAGAACCTGGGAATATGCCGGCAGCACCTTGTTGGCTGCTCAAAAGCTGGCGGCCATTGTGCCGGTGTGCGGCTATTCGACTGCAACAACTTCCACTACACGGAATATGGCCAACGCCAATTTGCCGATATGGGCCACGCACAACCAGGGTGATCCGAATGTACCGGTAGCGCTGACAAATAATTATGTGAGCATGATCAATGGCAATAGTCAGCCACCTACACCCCTGGCACAAAAATCAATTTTCGCAGCCAATGATCATGATGCCTGGACACGCACTTACAATCCATCTTATAAGGAGAATAATAAGAATATCTATGAGTGGATGCTACAATTTAGCCGGGAAGAACTGAGCTTACCGGTCACACTTAGCAATTACCGGATCCTATCATCTGGTAAAGAAGCCGTAACGATCGGTTGGTCCACCATGGCAGAACAACAAAATCAATATTTCAGCATAGAGCGTTCGGCAGACGGTATCCACTTTACGGTAATTGGCAAGGTGGCAGCTACGAACCAGGCCAATGGCAGCAACTATTCATTTAAGGATGGGCAACCAGCCCGGGGTAATAATTTTTACCGGCTGAGCCAGACAGACCTGAATGGTAAGACCACTTACTATACGCTCCTGAAAACGACCATCGATGTTACTGCGGGCAGCCTGGTGTTGTTTCCCAATCCGGCTACAGCAGCTGTGACTGTAGGGTTCCAACATCCGGACAAAGACAGGCTGACGGTAAAGATCATTAACCAACAGGGCATGGTGGTACAGCTTAACCAATACAATAAGGAAACGGGTTACTGGCAACAATCCATCCCTACCGGCCACCTGGCAGCAGGCCAATATTTTATACAGGTGAAGGGATCGGTGTTTGAGGGTACGCAGCCACTGGTAATCAGGAAGTAG
- a CDS encoding NIPSNAP family protein encodes MKRRRFIQSTLLTGASTALVPAAVLSADAGKKKQEYYELRVYSFKDDAQQQLTETYLAQAAIPALNRMGCKHVGVFTEMQPTGHTRLFVVISFPSLDDFTGMDVTLAKDITFQQAATDYLMAPADAPAYERIQSSLLKSFSGMPNLVAPAGKERIFELRRYESPTEYAGKKKIEMFNEGGEIDIFKKTGLTPVFFGETLIGEARPNLTYMITFDNMEKHDLNWKAFGSDPEWKRIASMEEYSDKKLISKITRTFLKPTSYSQI; translated from the coding sequence ATGAAAAGACGCCGCTTTATACAGTCCACCTTACTTACAGGAGCCTCCACTGCCCTGGTGCCTGCTGCCGTATTATCAGCCGATGCAGGCAAAAAGAAACAGGAGTACTATGAACTGCGTGTATATTCATTTAAGGACGATGCCCAGCAACAATTAACGGAGACTTACCTGGCGCAGGCTGCCATTCCGGCGCTGAACCGGATGGGTTGCAAGCATGTAGGGGTATTTACAGAAATGCAGCCAACGGGGCATACCCGGCTTTTTGTGGTGATCTCCTTTCCCTCGCTGGATGATTTTACCGGCATGGATGTAACACTCGCTAAGGATATTACCTTTCAGCAGGCGGCCACTGATTACCTGATGGCGCCCGCAGATGCTCCGGCCTATGAGCGTATTCAGAGTTCGCTGTTGAAGTCTTTTAGCGGTATGCCCAACCTGGTAGCTCCTGCCGGAAAGGAAAGGATCTTTGAGCTGCGCCGTTATGAAAGCCCTACTGAATATGCCGGGAAGAAGAAGATTGAGATGTTCAATGAAGGCGGGGAGATCGATATCTTCAAAAAAACAGGCCTCACGCCGGTATTCTTTGGAGAAACGCTGATTGGGGAGGCACGTCCTAATCTGACATACATGATCACTTTCGATAATATGGAAAAGCATGATCTTAACTGGAAAGCCTTTGGCAGTGATCCGGAATGGAAAAGGATTGCCAGCATGGAGGAATATTCGGATAAGAAACTGATCTCCAAAATCACCCGCACATTTTTAAAACCCACCAGCTATTCACAGATATAA
- a CDS encoding MlaD family protein, producing MSISKNKQAIIVGFFITLGTIILVVGIFTLGGQKKTFSPSLTVSAVFNNVNGLQKGNNVWFSGVKIGTVKSLDFFGTSQVKVTITIDRKAHEYIRKDAKAKISSEGLIGNKLIVIYGGTQPAGAIMGGENLQVEEAMNPEEMLATLQTNNKNLAAITTDFKDISKRLVEGKGSMGALLQDETLYKNLQATMATLRTTVANLQTAARNSEQLTGSIAGYTARLNKPGTLAGDLVTDTVIMTNLRTSVEQINLATAQTNAFMHSLRNAGEKLDEGDNAAGVLLNDEKVAGELRSTLENLNSSSQKLDENLEALQHNFLFRGYFKRKARREAREAKDSANARKKN from the coding sequence ATGAGTATATCCAAAAATAAACAGGCGATCATTGTAGGATTCTTTATCACCCTCGGTACCATCATCCTGGTGGTGGGTATCTTCACCCTCGGTGGACAAAAGAAAACCTTTTCTCCTTCCCTTACTGTGTCAGCTGTTTTCAACAACGTGAACGGCTTGCAGAAAGGAAACAATGTTTGGTTTTCAGGTGTAAAGATCGGTACGGTGAAAAGTCTTGACTTCTTTGGCACATCCCAGGTGAAAGTGACCATAACTATCGATAGGAAGGCCCACGAATACATTCGCAAAGATGCCAAAGCAAAGATCAGTTCAGAGGGCCTTATTGGTAATAAGCTCATCGTTATTTATGGGGGAACCCAGCCAGCCGGCGCGATAATGGGAGGGGAGAACCTACAGGTGGAAGAAGCCATGAATCCCGAAGAAATGCTGGCCACCTTACAAACCAACAACAAAAACCTGGCAGCCATTACCACAGACTTTAAGGATATCAGCAAAAGATTGGTGGAAGGTAAAGGATCCATGGGCGCCTTGCTGCAGGATGAAACCCTGTACAAGAATCTGCAGGCTACCATGGCTACCTTACGCACCACCGTGGCCAACCTGCAAACCGCTGCCCGCAACAGTGAGCAACTTACAGGTAGTATTGCCGGTTATACGGCCAGGCTGAATAAGCCCGGTACCCTGGCCGGTGACCTGGTTACCGATACCGTGATCATGACCAACCTGCGTACTTCCGTAGAGCAGATCAACCTGGCCACTGCCCAAACGAATGCTTTCATGCACTCATTGCGCAATGCAGGCGAAAAACTGGACGAGGGCGACAATGCAGCCGGCGTTCTGTTGAATGATGAAAAAGTGGCTGGCGAATTGCGCAGCACACTGGAAAACCTAAACAGTAGCAGTCAGAAGCTGGATGAGAACCTCGAAGCCCTCCAGCATAACTTCTTGTTTCGTGGTTATTTTAAAAGAAAGGCACGGCGCGAAGCAAGAGAAGCAAAAGACAGCGCCAACGCCCGCAAAAAGAATTAA